A window from Esox lucius isolate fEsoLuc1 chromosome 16, fEsoLuc1.pri, whole genome shotgun sequence encodes these proteins:
- the tsn gene encoding translin, with product MSVTEMFSYIQGFLSADQEIREDIRKVVQVLEQTAREILTLLQSVHQPSGFKEIPSKCTKARELFCTVRTHLGELKTKFPVEQYYRFHEHWRFVLQRLAFLAAFLVYLESESLVTREEVAQILGIEVVREKGFHLDVEDYLAGVLIMASELSRLAVNSVTAGDYSRPLRISNFINQLDSGFRLLNLKNDPLRKRYDGLKYDVKKIEEVVYDLSIRGLTKEQEAQGEK from the exons ATGTCTGTCACGGAAATGTTCAGCTATATCCAGGGTTTTCTGAGTGCGGATCAAGAAATTAGAGAG GATATTCGAAAAGTAGTCCAGGTCTTGGAACAGACTGCCAGGGAGATCCTTACTTTGCTCCAAAGTGTCCATCAACCATCTGGCTTCAAAGAGA TTCCGAGTAAGTGCACAAAGGCCAGGGAACTGTTTTGTACTGTCAGGACGCATCTTGGAGAACTCAAAACCAAATTTCCAGTGGAGCAGTACTACAG GTTTCATGAACACTGGAGGTTTGTTCTGCAGCGTCTAGCCTTCCTTGCAgccttcttggtctacctggAGAGTGAATCTCTGGTGACACGTGAGGAAGTGGCGCAAATACTTGGAA TCGAGGTGGTGAGAGAAAAGGGATTCCATCTGGATGTTGAGGATTATTTGGCAGGGGTGCTGATCATGGCCAGCGAACTG TCCCGCCTGGCAGTGAACAGCGTCACAGCGGGGGACTACAGCCGGCCGCTCCGGATCTCCAACTTCATCAACCAACTGGACTCTGGCTTCCGCCTGCTCAATCTGAAGAACGACCCCCTGAGGAAACGTTACGACGGCCTCAAGTACGACGTGAAGAAGATCGAGGAAGTGGTCTATGACCTGTCTATTCGCGGCCTGACCAAGGAGCAAGAGGCTCAGGGAGAGAAGTAG